A genomic region of Anopheles coustani chromosome 3, idAnoCousDA_361_x.2, whole genome shotgun sequence contains the following coding sequences:
- the LOC131271446 gene encoding VPS35 endosomal protein sorting factor-like, with protein sequence MSAEWICVERLQDECRRYLDRFKVFDHPLKQSTITVLESRGTRGKVTVPANSNPPNSIIPTTVTAATLSLDPLSIAFDGSDPLSQFAKQQETSLGKDPLSRMAAEMEDTVPVGKTVAGTGSTGTGKSKEPSNLLELDLIEPWAARRGAILNKYTTSEKLSIVTSFLTGGETIKPQTTMSEKVKYRLEQLDDFEDGSVRQMLDLSQQEYVIKIEQLNHELVLAWNQDQRVKALKIAIQCSKLLSDTSVIQFYPSKFVLITDILDIFGRLVYDRLRTKAEYVHPGTREMTALPENFTPEMVPESAKETCQNWFYKIASIRELLPRLYVEIAILRCYSFLAKDEFGQALRRLSKMIRGIGDPLVAIYARCYLCRVGMGLTLDRTYIRENLDDVLMVYHTIFNGGIRSEIARHRITLSGYISLYLPALDWILQGVAIMTTDGQLDAILQRCTEKKNPALLLQSIMQSFRSDFIASRAAQLVQILSSISVEGLSRGQLLRLLGSIISHTPPPVEQRATVLASAWTTISALGNVEEYIQCAEMWAQYTSQHFGLKEIDSFMGDILHHMSPNRVYEQHYHELQVIVDKIVSNANDINGILALDNFLPLLDLFQKESIKLEVCKNILTSYRNASVSDTIIINDPVVTNALMYISRVLNDSVNALTGEDERRQISSLICHFIRKVDFGRDFEQQLAFYVEARSVLSNLDSALSTLIHSVNRLATSTRRIIKGQHTPKTAAFVKACAAYCFITIPSIIDVQTRMELYLQSGQVALLNVCLQQADSCFEAALNLIPEVPRTVQIDGKTQSSESFLKAYVINFLSTLVIVPDNPTQGVLYLLRLLLEVVPKYTFEPGSNTLSTIYLHVLDFLSVAAQEVYPYHIVNVISNDELYGSDPKFIAEVNELCCDVCDKLLQQLKQLLDSNAVRAQSKLALDLFVKIITGADLTVEKMFTLTYNLWNLAVKNRNVLEPNQLQNVLSYTEHLATVTKVETQHQCLLVLLEKMKSRM encoded by the exons ATGTCTGCGGAATG GATCTGTGTCGAACGCTTGCAGGACGAATGTCGGCGTTATCTCGATCGGTTCAAAGTATTTGACCATCCGCTTAAGCAGTCGACGATAACG GTTCTGGAAAGTCGCGGAACTCGAGGCAAAGTAACAGTGCCCGCAAATAGCAACCCTCCCAACAGTATCATCCCGACCACGGTAACAGCCGCTACACTATCACTGGATCCGCTTAGCATAGCTTTCGACGGGTCTGATCCGTTGAGCCAGTTTGCGAAACAACAAGAGACTTCACTAGGCAAAGATCCACTTTCAAGGATGGCAGCAGAGATGGAAGACACGGTTCCTGTGGGGAAGACGGTAGCGGGCACAGGAAGCACCGGTACCGGCAAATCCAAAGAACCCTCAAACCTGCTAGAACTGGATCTCATTGAACCCTGGGCTGCACGTCGAGGAGCTATACTAAACAAATATACAACCTCTGAGAAGCTGTCGATCGTGACGAGCTTCCTTACGGGCGGCGAAACCATCAAACCACAAACGACAATGTCGGAGAAAGTCAAATATCGATTGGAACAACTGGATGACTTCGAAGACGGATCCGTGCGACAAATGCTCGACCTGTCACAGCAGGAATACGTGATCAAGATCGAACAGCTGAACCACGAGCTTGTTCTGGCCTGGAACCAGGATCAGCGCGTGAAAGCACTCAAGATTGCGATTCAATGCTCAAAGCTGCTTTCCGACACGTCCGTCATCCAGTTCTACCCGTCGAAGTTTGTCCTCATCACCGACATTCTCGATATTTTCGGCCGTCTCGTGTACGATCGTCTGCGTACGAAGGCTGAGTATGTGCACCCGGGTACGCGCGAGATGACGGCACTCCCGGAAAATTTCACCCCAGAAATGGTGCCGGAATCGGCCAAGGAAACGTGCCAGAATTGGTTCTACAAAATAGCATCCATACGTGAGCTGCTGCCGAGGTTGTACGTCGAGATAGCCATATTGCGTTGCTACAGCTTTCTAGCTAAGGACGAGTTTGGTCAGGCCCTGCGCCGTCTTTCGAAGATGATCCGAGGTATAGGGGATCCGCTCGTAGCCATTTACGCCCGCTGCTACCTATGCCGTGTTGGAATGGGACTCACGCTCGATCGCACCTATATTCGGGAAAACCTAGACGATGTGCTTATGGTTTACCACACGATTTTCAATGGCGGTATCCGGTCAGAAATCGCACGGCATCGAATCACACTGAGTGGATACATTTCCCTCTACCTTCCTGCCCTCGATTGGATCCTGCAAGGTGTTGCCATAATGACTACGGACGGTCAGCTCGACGCGATTCTGCAGCGCTGtacagagaagaaaaaccctGCCCTTTTGCTGCAATCCATAATGCAATCGTTTCGCTCGGATTTTATTGCCTCCCGTGCAGCCCAACTGGTGCAGATTCTCTCTTCCATTTCGGTAGAGGGTCTTTCCCGGGGACAATTGCTTCGACTGTTGGGCAGCATCATCAGTCATACGCCACCGCCAGTTGAACAACGAGCGACCGTACTCGCCAGTGCGTGGACAACGATCAGCGCGTTAGGAAACGTGGAGGAGTATATTCAGTGTGCAGAAATGTGGGCCCAGTATACAAGTCAGCATTTTGGG ttAAAAGAAATCGATTCCTTCATGGGGGACATTCTTCATCACATGTCGCCGAACCGCGTTTATGAGCAACACTATCACGAACTGCAAGTAATAGTGGATAAAATTGTCTCGAACGCCAACGACATCAATGGTATTCTTGCGCTG GACAATTTTCTCCCCTTACTGGATCTGTTCCAAAAGGAATCTATCAAGCTGGAGGTTTGCAAAAACATTCTCACAAGCTACCGGAATGCCTCCGTCAGCGATACGATAATAATTAACGATCCGGTAGTCACAAACGCGCTCATGTACATCAGTCGGGTTTTGAACGATTCGGTGAA CGCGCTTACTGGCGAAGATGAACGGAGGCAAATAAGCTCCCTCATATGTCACTTTATTCGTAAGGTGGACTTTGGACGCGACTTTGAGCAACAGCTTGCGTTTTACGTCGAGGCTCGTTCCGTTCTTTCGAATCTCGATTCGGCACTTTCCACCCTCATCCATTCCGTCAACCGGTTGGCGACGAGCACTCGGCGCATTATTAAGGGACAGCATACGCCAAAGACGGCCGCTTTCGTAAAGGCATGCGCAGCCTACTGTTTCATCACAATTCCATCCATCATCGACGTGCAAACCCGGATGGAGCTTTACCTGCAGTCGGGACAGGTTGCATTGCTAAACGTATGCTTACAGCAGGCCGATTCGTGCTTCGAGGCTGCACTCAATCTCATTCCGGAAGTCCCGCGCACGGTACAAATCGATGGGAAAACGCAGTCGTCGGAAAGTTTCCTCAAGGCGTACGTGATCAACTTTCTTTCCACGCTCGTCATTGTGCCG GATAATCCAACGCAGGGTGTGCTCTATCTGCTTCGTCTTCTGCTCGAGGTAGTGCCAAAGTATACGTTCGAGCCAGGCTCAAACACGCTGTCCACCATTTATCTGCACGTGCTCGACTTTCTTTCCGTTGCCGCGCAGGAAGTTTATCCGTATCATATCGTGAACGTAATTTCCAACGACGAGCTGTACGGTTCCGATCCAAAGTTCATTGCTGAAGTGAACGAGCTTTGCTGCGACGTTTGTGATAAACTGTTACAGCAATTGAAGCAACTGCTCGACTCCAACGCGGTCCGGGCTCAGTCCAAGCTGGCGCTTGATCTGTTCGTGAAAATAATAACCGGTGCGGACTTGACCgtagaaaaaatgtttacgcTCACATACAATCTGTGGAATCTCGCAGTAAAGAACCGGAACGTACTCGAGCCAAATCAGTTG CAAAATGTTTTGTCTTACACGGAGCATCTGGCAACCGTTACAAAAGTCGAAACACAACATCAGTGTCTGTTGGTCCTGCtcgaaaaaatgaaatcacgAATGTAG
- the LOC131261545 gene encoding SH3 domain-containing protein 19 isoform X2, producing MNRNMTIPSRPAPPPPQRSAAPPSRYAPITDWDFCAFDSGAGNEASSNRTLTRANQQQQAQHHNVKAKKPPPPRPPPPKLSVAPAAPLKKPGQPQSINILSSLFGQKRSSNGAAANVGKSGGGSALSLTKSGSSAPPVKLLPPPASVGSAKGMSKQHHHLSQWTPPTHNSSSTIGGGHGQQTSSTTTVATAELISFDSPPSSPTFTQKSCSDCISVDSFSSDSNYSSPHNGNMSQAESGFEDDFVSSNRVGSCIPWVEPSFDPFDVGSTSNSRRAPSAPPPGIYASVPLSSSSTAQIRTPLVNSKLQKSDFIDPLCNGRSVLSKVPTVSMPTIIKPPGSASGSQKSTPSHSVSTLASSRGTLQPSAPKPNVAAANGSIQHGLDEDLITGGTSVFDSPPSPPMPCVPPPPPPSFGEYKEEAYGIALYDFEGETMEDLSFKTNEKIYLLSRLNEEWYMGRDRRGLEGMFPVNYVEVKVPLSTEQPQQQDESVPTAKAGTQKVRALYQFTAETADDLTIMEHDMVTVLYQITPEWLYGEINGRRGQFPANYIEYVPKNLQQMPV from the exons ATGAATAG AAATATGACTATTCCGTCGAGACCAGCACCTCCTCCACCGCAGCGAAGCGCAGCCCCTCCATCGCGGTACGCTCCGATTACGGATTGGGATTTTTGCGCATTCGATTCCGGTGCTGGCaacgaagcatcatcaaatcGAACGTTAACCAGAGCtaaccagcagcaacaagcgCAGCATCACAATGTTAAGGCGAAAAAGCCGCCGCCCCCGCGACCTCCGCCACCCAAATTGTCGGTAGCCCCCGCTGCCCCACTAAAGAAACCCGGTCAGCCTCAATCGATCAACATCCTATCCAGTCTCTTTGGCCAGAAACGGTCCTCCAATGGGGCGGCTGCAAACGTCGGCAAATCAGGTGGCGGCAGTGCGCTTTCGCTGACGAAATCGGGTTCAAGTGCTCCACCGGTAAAATTACTGCCACCTCCGGCATCGGTTGGCTCAGCGAAGGGTATGTCCAAACAGCACCATCATTTAAGCCAATGGACTCCACCAACAcataacagcagcagcaccatcggAGGCGGCCATGGGCAACAAACTTCGAGTACCACGACAGTAGCCACGGCCGAGCTAATTAGTTTCGATTCTCCACCGAGCTCTCCTACTTTTACGCAAAAGTCCTGCAGCGATTGCATCAGCGTGGATAGTTTTAGTTCTGATTCAAACTATTCATCGCCCCACAATGGAAATATGTCTCAGGCAGAGAGCGGCTTTGAGGATGATTTCGTGAGCAGCAATCGAGTAGGTTCGTGCATACCGTGGGTCGAACCTTCGTTCGATCCATTCGATGTCGGTTCGACGTCCAACTCCCGGCGGGCTCCTTCGGCACCGCCACCGGGCATTTATGCTTCGGTGCCACTTTCTTCGTCATCGACAGCCCAGATTCGTACACCGCTGGTAAATAGCAAGCTACAGAAATCGGATTTCATCGATCCGTTGTGTAACGGGCGCAGCGTCCTTTCGAAAGTACCAACCGTTTCGATGCCAACTATCATTAAGCCACCCGGCAGTGCTTCGGGAAGCCAAAAGTCCACTCCGTCCCATTCCGTTTCCACTTTGGCGAGTTCACGTGGCACGCTACAACCGTCCGCTCCGAAACCAAATGTAGCAGCGGCAAACGGATCTATACAGCATGGTCTAGACGAGGATCTTATCACAGGAGGGACATCCGTGTTTGATTCGCCACCGTCTCCACCGATGCCGTGCGTTCCGCCTCCGCCACCTCCTTCATTTGGCGAGTACAAGGAAGAAGCGTATGGCATTGCGTTGTACGACTTTGAGGGTGAAACGATGGAGGATCTTAGTTTTAAG ACGAACGAGAAAATTTATCTTCTGAGCCGATTAAACGAGGAATGGTATATGGGTCGTGACCGCAGAGGCCTTGAAGGAATGTTTCCTGTTAACTACGTCGAAGTTAAGGTTCCTCTTTCTACTGAACAGCCACAACAACAGGATGAATCAGTGCCAACGGCGAAAGCCGGCACGCAAAAGGTGCGTGCACTGTACCAATTTACGGCGGAAACAGCGGACGATCTTACAATTATG GAGCATGACATGGTGACCGTGCTTTATCAAATCACACCGGAGTGGTTGTACGGAGAAATCAACGGTCGAAGGGGACAATTTCCCGCCAATTATATCGAATATGTGCCtaaaaatttacaacaaatGCCTGTTTGA
- the LOC131261545 gene encoding SH3 domain-containing protein 19 isoform X1: MCDILAAISYGYGHHHHNERPRKKVKINMTIPSRPAPPPPQRSAAPPSRYAPITDWDFCAFDSGAGNEASSNRTLTRANQQQQAQHHNVKAKKPPPPRPPPPKLSVAPAAPLKKPGQPQSINILSSLFGQKRSSNGAAANVGKSGGGSALSLTKSGSSAPPVKLLPPPASVGSAKGMSKQHHHLSQWTPPTHNSSSTIGGGHGQQTSSTTTVATAELISFDSPPSSPTFTQKSCSDCISVDSFSSDSNYSSPHNGNMSQAESGFEDDFVSSNRVGSCIPWVEPSFDPFDVGSTSNSRRAPSAPPPGIYASVPLSSSSTAQIRTPLVNSKLQKSDFIDPLCNGRSVLSKVPTVSMPTIIKPPGSASGSQKSTPSHSVSTLASSRGTLQPSAPKPNVAAANGSIQHGLDEDLITGGTSVFDSPPSPPMPCVPPPPPPSFGEYKEEAYGIALYDFEGETMEDLSFKTNEKIYLLSRLNEEWYMGRDRRGLEGMFPVNYVEVKVPLSTEQPQQQDESVPTAKAGTQKVRALYQFTAETADDLTIMEHDMVTVLYQITPEWLYGEINGRRGQFPANYIEYVPKNLQQMPV, encoded by the exons ATGTGTGACATTCTAGCTGCTATTTCATATGGTTATGGCCATCATCACCATAACGAGCGGCCaagaaaaaaggtgaaaat AAATATGACTATTCCGTCGAGACCAGCACCTCCTCCACCGCAGCGAAGCGCAGCCCCTCCATCGCGGTACGCTCCGATTACGGATTGGGATTTTTGCGCATTCGATTCCGGTGCTGGCaacgaagcatcatcaaatcGAACGTTAACCAGAGCtaaccagcagcaacaagcgCAGCATCACAATGTTAAGGCGAAAAAGCCGCCGCCCCCGCGACCTCCGCCACCCAAATTGTCGGTAGCCCCCGCTGCCCCACTAAAGAAACCCGGTCAGCCTCAATCGATCAACATCCTATCCAGTCTCTTTGGCCAGAAACGGTCCTCCAATGGGGCGGCTGCAAACGTCGGCAAATCAGGTGGCGGCAGTGCGCTTTCGCTGACGAAATCGGGTTCAAGTGCTCCACCGGTAAAATTACTGCCACCTCCGGCATCGGTTGGCTCAGCGAAGGGTATGTCCAAACAGCACCATCATTTAAGCCAATGGACTCCACCAACAcataacagcagcagcaccatcggAGGCGGCCATGGGCAACAAACTTCGAGTACCACGACAGTAGCCACGGCCGAGCTAATTAGTTTCGATTCTCCACCGAGCTCTCCTACTTTTACGCAAAAGTCCTGCAGCGATTGCATCAGCGTGGATAGTTTTAGTTCTGATTCAAACTATTCATCGCCCCACAATGGAAATATGTCTCAGGCAGAGAGCGGCTTTGAGGATGATTTCGTGAGCAGCAATCGAGTAGGTTCGTGCATACCGTGGGTCGAACCTTCGTTCGATCCATTCGATGTCGGTTCGACGTCCAACTCCCGGCGGGCTCCTTCGGCACCGCCACCGGGCATTTATGCTTCGGTGCCACTTTCTTCGTCATCGACAGCCCAGATTCGTACACCGCTGGTAAATAGCAAGCTACAGAAATCGGATTTCATCGATCCGTTGTGTAACGGGCGCAGCGTCCTTTCGAAAGTACCAACCGTTTCGATGCCAACTATCATTAAGCCACCCGGCAGTGCTTCGGGAAGCCAAAAGTCCACTCCGTCCCATTCCGTTTCCACTTTGGCGAGTTCACGTGGCACGCTACAACCGTCCGCTCCGAAACCAAATGTAGCAGCGGCAAACGGATCTATACAGCATGGTCTAGACGAGGATCTTATCACAGGAGGGACATCCGTGTTTGATTCGCCACCGTCTCCACCGATGCCGTGCGTTCCGCCTCCGCCACCTCCTTCATTTGGCGAGTACAAGGAAGAAGCGTATGGCATTGCGTTGTACGACTTTGAGGGTGAAACGATGGAGGATCTTAGTTTTAAG ACGAACGAGAAAATTTATCTTCTGAGCCGATTAAACGAGGAATGGTATATGGGTCGTGACCGCAGAGGCCTTGAAGGAATGTTTCCTGTTAACTACGTCGAAGTTAAGGTTCCTCTTTCTACTGAACAGCCACAACAACAGGATGAATCAGTGCCAACGGCGAAAGCCGGCACGCAAAAGGTGCGTGCACTGTACCAATTTACGGCGGAAACAGCGGACGATCTTACAATTATG GAGCATGACATGGTGACCGTGCTTTATCAAATCACACCGGAGTGGTTGTACGGAGAAATCAACGGTCGAAGGGGACAATTTCCCGCCAATTATATCGAATATGTGCCtaaaaatttacaacaaatGCCTGTTTGA
- the LOC131259215 gene encoding uncharacterized protein LOC131259215, which produces MSSPKSNSSKGSIRDEDLSTESVEVLRERLNTMKRLIAERQNSTSGSGSELWNPHSRSTSCSGIIDGNFLSVAFGGALIVILSVSVYAFYNLYHAVLKKFPSQHTEL; this is translated from the exons ATGTCGTCCCCAAAATCCAACAGTTCCAAGGGCAGCATCCGTGACG AAGATCTTTCCACGGAATCGGTGGAGGTGCTTCGCGAAAGACTGAACACCATGAAGCGGCTAATTGCCGAACGGCAAAACAGCACCAGTGGTTCCGGCTCAGAATTGTGGAATCCGCATAGCCGATCGACGAGTTGCAGCGGTATAATTGATGGCAACTTTTTGAGCGTAGCATTTGGCGGCGCCCTGATTGTAATTCTTTCTGTGTCCGTTTATGCGTTTTACAACCTGTACCATGCGGTGCTGAAGAAGTTTCCTTCGCAGCACACGGAGTTGTAA
- the LOC131272765 gene encoding WD repeat-containing protein 3, which yields MTQGKMGLTKQYLAYKPVSSFNIIASSRANISFISVNNVDGRYVVVAAAEKVIVWNMRIGEKVAEFTRDKQEVTFLRASPDHKHLAVGYSDGVVEMFSFESKQSVCSFAAHRSAVSALNFDLLGLKLASGGLDNDVVVSDVVAQTGKCRLTGHSAPITQVCFMQRYHDVIVTSSKDTQIKFWNVETHCCFKTIVDHRTEVWGIVLMRNDDFLVCGSADTQLSVYRIAPNTDESKPIQATEDQLLVEESTVSPFRCTAIGSIQRAGYGRTINLVADGNGQVLGCHGTDKQIELFYFAPVDEAVKKLTKRMKKLNAKKFNETETQPEVDVRQLSLTDEIKRLSPILTSDKVKSFDLLLGSRSELRICCTFLKNFIELFSLDMDVKKAEPVSLHSIHKQGHPSEARTVSFSSDNLAIASGSAESLKLWNRSSQTVLRTIDTSGYVVSTCFVPGDRHVLVGLKSGELLIVDIVAGEELERIEAHEKEVWSIVLTPDMHGCVTGGGDMTVKFWSFELIANPERPDLKVLSLLHKNTLKLEETVLCVRISSNGKYIAVALLDTTVKIFFLDSLKFYLSLYGHKLPVLTMDISYDSSLIVTGSADRTIKIWGMDFGDCHRSLLAHDNTVTALQFIPNTHMFFSCGKDGKLKQWDADNFQKIVTLPGHLGEAHALAISPNGKYVVSCGSDRTLRLFHRTDEPLVLQDVQEEEREELENATLATGEESAVPGLPGLQLPSKKTIGSEKGAENILECLEVSKQYEEEGAKGPLPPLMFAYSATNTDDFLLTVLSRIRASDLEESLLLLPFAAVCELLERIPKLTITRKDQTELICKVVLFLFRVHQKPIVSNQVLLPVIQKIIHTLQEAICELRDMIGMNFHASQMLQRELEENDGCVLFRDATKLRVQRDRRRKRREASKRILVNITK from the exons ATGACGCAAGGAAAAATGGGTTTAACGAAGCAGTACCTCGCGTATAAACCAGTGTCCAGCTTCAACATAATAGCGAGTAGCAGAGCAAACATTTCCTTCATCTCGGTCAATAACGTCGATGGTCGTTATGTTGTGGTGGCCGCCGCGGAAAAGGTTATCGTGTGGAACATGAG AATCGGCGAGAAGGTGGCTGAGTTTACCCGTGACAAACAGGAAGTCACTTTCCTTCGTGCTAGTCCGGATCACAAGCATCTGGCGGTAGGCTACTCGGATGGTGTGGTGGAGATGTTCAGCTTTGAAAGTAAGCAATCCGTTTGTAGTTTCGCCGCCCATCGTTCAGCGGTGAGTGCGTTAAACTTCGACCTACTCGGCTTGAAGCTCGCTTCTGGCGGCTTAGATAACGATGTCGTCGTGTCGGACGTGGTGGCACAAACCGGCAAATGTCGGCTTACCGGCCACTCGGCACCAATAACACAGGTGTGTTTTATGCAGCGTTATCATGATGTGATTGTGACCAGCTCGAAGGAcacacaaattaaattttggaaCGTCGAAACACACTGCTGCTTCAAAACCATCGTTGACCATCGAACGGAAGTGTGGGGTATAGTGCTAATGCGCAACGATGATTTCCTCGTGTGCGGTAGTGCCGATACACAGTTGTCGGTGTACAGGATTGCGCCCAACACGGATGAGTCGAAACCGATCCAAGCAACCGAGGACCAACTGCTTGTGGAAGAAAGCACCGTAAGTCCTTTCCGATGCACAGCAATCGGAAGCATTCAGCGGGCCGGCTACGGGCGTACGATAAACCTAGTGGCAGACGGAAACGGACAAGTGCTTGGATGCCATGGAACGGATAAACAGATTGAACTTTTCTATTTCGCTCCGGTGGATGAAGCCGTTAAGAAACTTACGAAGCGAATGAAAAAACTCAacgcaaagaaattcaacGAAACTGAAACGCAGCCGGAGGTAGATGTTAGGCAACTATCATTGACGGATGAAATTAAGCGTCTTTCACCAATCCTCACATCGGACAAAGTTAAATCATTCGATCTGCTTCTTGGCAGCCGAAGCGAGCTTCGCATCTGTTGTACGTTCCTGAAGAACTTTATCGAGCTGTTCTCACTCGATATGGACGTTAAAAAGGCGGAACCCGTTTCACTGCACTCCATACACAAGCAAGGTCATCCGTCGGAGGCACGAACCGTTTCATTCAGCTCAGACAATCTGGCCATCGCTTCGGGTAGTGCAGAGTCGCTAAAGCTTTGGAATCGTTCCTCGCAGACCGTGCTACGAACCATCGACACGAGCGGATACGTTGTGAGTACCTGTTTCGTGCCGGGCGATCGACACGTGCTTGTAGGTCTCAAGAGCGGCGAGCTACTGATCGTGGACATTGTAGCAGGCGAAGAACTGGAACGAATCGAAGCGCACGAGAAGGAGGTCTGGAGCATTGTACTGACACCAGATATGCACGGTTGCGTGACGGGCGGAGGGGATATGACGGTAAAATTCTGGTCCTTCGAGCTGATCGCCAATCCGGAACGGCCAGACTTGAAAGTCCTTTCTCTGCTGCATAAAAACACTCTCAAACTGGAAGAAACGGTTCTGTGCGTGAGGATATCGTCGAATGGAAAGTACATAGCCGTTGCCCTGCTCGACACTACGGTGAAGATTTTCTTTCTGGACAGCCTCAAATTCTACCTCTCGCTCTACGGGCACAAGCTGCCCGTACTGACGATGGACATTTCGTACGATTCATCCCTTATTGTCACGGGTTCGGCTGACCGAACGATTAAAATTTGGGGCATGGACTTTGGCGACTGTCATCGGTCGTTGTTGGCACACGATAATACCGTGACGGCGCTGCAGTTTATTCCCAACACACACATGTTCTTCTCCTGCGGCAAGGACGGCAAACTGAAACAATGGGACGCTGACAATTTCCAAAAGATCGTCACCCTTCCGGGGCATCTCGGAGAAGCGCACGCGTTGGCCATCAGTCCGAACGGCAAGTACGTCGTTAGTTGTGGCTCGGACCGAACCCTGCGTCTTTTCCATCGCACCGATGAACCACTGGTACTGCAGGACGTTCAGGAGGAGGAACGTGAGGAGCTTGAAAATGCCACCCTTGCAACGGGCGAGGAATCAGCTGTTCCGGGGTTGCCTGGTTTGCAGCTTCCCTCCAAGAAAACGATTGGCTCGGAAAAAGGCGCAGAAAACATTCTCGAATGTTTGGAGGTTAGCAAACAGTACGAGGAGGAGGGAGCTAAGGGACCACTTCCGCCGCTTATGTTTGCCTATTCGGCCACCAACACGGATGACTTCCTGCTGACCGTTCTATCGCGCATTCGTGCCAGCGACCTGGAAGAATCCCTTCTGCTCCTGCCTTTCGCAGCTGTCTGTGAGCTGCTGGAACGGATACCGAAACTAACGATCACTCGCAAGGACCAAACGGAACTGATCTGCAAGgtggttctgtttttgttcCGCGTGCATCAGAAACCGATTGTCAGCAATCAGGTGTTACTGCCTGTGATACAGAAGATTATTCACACACTACAAGAGGCAATCTGTGAGTTGCGCGATATGATTGGTATGAATTTCCACGCCTCTCAGATGCTCCAGCGGGAACTGGAAGAAAATGATGGCTGCGTGCTGTTCCGTGATGCAACCAAGTTACGTGTACAGCGTGATCGTCGCCGCAAACGACGAGAAGCTTCCAAAAGGATCCTTGTTAATATAACAAAATAG
- the LOC131272766 gene encoding pre-mRNA-splicing factor 38 — protein sequence MANRTVKDAKNVHGTNPQYLIEKIIRSRIYDSKYWKEQCFALTAELLVDKAMELRFVGGVFGGNIKPTPFLCLTLKMLQIQPEKDIVVEFIKNEEFKYVRALGAFYLRLTGSSLDCYKYLEPLYNDNRKLRKQNRMGAYELTHMDEFIDELLREERVCDIILPRIQKRHVLEENNELESKVSALEDDLDEEMPSEDEAPEEVPSPPLMKEKKIEVIKVKGGSKRTERSVSRERQPDRYRGHDAGNYRDREYDREKERDRDRNRERERSDRDRYREPADRRDRRDPYAERERFKERDARERERERHRRHERQEERERERRRDRDRDDRDREYDDRSRGHDRDRRRR from the exons ATGGCGAATCGAACAGTGAAGGATGCCAAAAATGTGCACGGCACCAACCCACAATATTTGATCGAGAAAATCATTCGGTCCCGTATTTACGACTCCAAGTACTGGAAGGAACAATGTTTCGCGTTAACAGCCGAACTTTTAGTCGACAAGGCAATGGAATTACGATTCGTTGGTGGAGTGTTTGGAGGCAACATAAAGCCAACACCTTTTCTCTGTCTGAcgctcaagatgctacaaattCAACCCGAGAAAGACATTGTTGTCGAGTTCATCAAGAATGAAGAATTTAAATACGTTCGCGCGTTAGGTGCGTTTTATCTACGCCTCACTGGATCATCGCTTGATTGCTACAAATATCTCGAGCCACTTTACAACGACAATCGAAAGTTGAGGAAACAAAATCGTATGGGCGCCTACGAACTGACTCACATGGACGAGTTCATCGACGAGCTGCTGCGGGAGGAGCGCGTCTGCGATATTATCCTGCCACGCATTCAAAAACGGCATGTCCTAGAGGAGAATAACGAGCTAGAGTCGAAGGTATCCGCTTTGGAGGACGATCTGGATGAAGAAATGCCTAGCGAGGATGAGGCACCGGAAGAAGTCCCCTCACCCCCActaatgaaggaaaaaaagattgaagtGATAAAAGTCAAAG GTGGGAGCAAAAGAACCGAGCGATCTGTTTCGCGTGAACGGCAACCGGATCGTTACCGCGGCCACGACGCAGGTAACTATCGAGATCGGGAGTACGATCGAGAAAAGGAACGAGATCGTGATCGCAATCGAGAACGTGAACGTTCCGACCGAGATCGATACAGAGAGCCAGCGGACAGACGGGATAGACGAGA TCCTTATGCAGAGCGAGAGCGCTTCAAAGAGCGAGATGCACGTGAACGGGAACGAGAACGGCATCGACGTCATGAGCGACAAGAAGAACGCGAACGAGAAAGGCGCCGTGACCGGGACCGTGACGATCGAGACCGTGAATATGATGATCGTTCCCGGGGTCACGACCGGGATCGAAGACGACGATGA